One region of bacterium genomic DNA includes:
- a CDS encoding aromatic ring-hydroxylating dioxygenase subunit alpha, producing DYWHPVAYASQLGEDKPISAKLLDEQIVLVRLDGEVRAFRDLCAHRGTALSLGWVEDDSLRCAYHGWKYGPDGMCTEIPSRFGTRIPKRARLTRFAAAEAAGLIWVCMSGEPRFPLPEFPYRDDPGFRVIEVPSYDWNCSMPRRIENYVDFAHFAWVHDGVLGDRDQPEVPDHGIGRVGHELRFDHPHMAEPADSGKNKGLESGGPVDVRIDYRLFMPNTILLDQWIPQLEQRYLLFFTVCPTGRKTSRCFTFMGRDYSMDEQTDRDMLDFNALVIGQDLPIVQSQRPEELPMDLSAEVQIKGSDRVAVEYRRWLKELAYSTD from the coding sequence TCGACTACTGGCATCCGGTCGCCTACGCCTCGCAACTCGGCGAGGACAAGCCGATCTCCGCCAAGCTGCTGGACGAGCAGATCGTGCTCGTCCGGCTGGACGGCGAGGTGCGGGCCTTTCGCGACCTGTGCGCGCACAGGGGCACGGCCCTGTCGCTCGGCTGGGTGGAGGACGACTCCCTTCGCTGCGCCTACCACGGCTGGAAATACGGGCCGGACGGTATGTGCACGGAGATCCCGTCCCGCTTCGGCACCCGGATCCCGAAGCGGGCCCGGCTTACCCGCTTCGCGGCGGCCGAGGCGGCCGGCCTGATTTGGGTATGCATGTCGGGTGAACCCCGGTTCCCGCTCCCCGAGTTCCCCTATCGGGACGATCCGGGCTTCCGGGTCATCGAGGTGCCGTCATACGACTGGAACTGCTCGATGCCGCGCCGGATCGAGAACTACGTGGACTTCGCCCACTTCGCCTGGGTCCACGACGGGGTGCTGGGTGACCGCGACCAGCCAGAGGTTCCGGACCACGGGATCGGACGGGTGGGACACGAGCTCCGTTTCGACCACCCCCACATGGCCGAGCCGGCCGACTCGGGAAAGAACAAGGGTCTCGAGTCGGGCGGCCCGGTGGATGTCCGGATCGACTACCGCCTGTTCATGCCGAACACGATCCTCCTCGATCAGTGGATCCCTCAGCTCGAGCAGAGATACCTGCTGTTCTTCACGGTGTGCCCGACCGGCCGCAAGACGTCGCGGTGCTTCACCTTCATGGGCCGTGACTACTCGATGGACGAGCAGACCGACCGGGACATGCTCGACTTCAACGCGCTGGTCATCGGCCAGGACCTTCCCATCGTTCAGTCACAGCGGCCGGAGGAACTCCCGATGGACCTGTCGGCGGAGGTCCAGATCAAGGGATCCGACCGGGTGGCGGTCGAGTACCGGCGCTGGCTGAAGGAACTGGCCTACAGCACGGATTGA
- a CDS encoding LysR family transcriptional regulator, translating into MELRELESFLAAARIGSFRGAARASFVSQPSLSGRIRSLERDLRTPLFHRMGRGVRLTEAGEAFLPFAERVLEFLDKGQEAVRQTLDEQQGTITIGSARTIGTYMLPPTLDRFQRRHPQVSARIRTGRSTDVLAMIVDGVVDVGLSRGLVHPDVHSIYLYDEEIVLVAYPDHPFAEKGYARISEVARQPLILYDPSSTYFLLINQACREAGIVPQIETTLDSIEATKRMVALGLGISFLPRSAIRGEVEMGRLLPIRMAEKHRVYLPTHVLVRRAQHYSPPVLAFLDLLHDLHGCDLSGVLGRKG; encoded by the coding sequence GTGGAACTGAGAGAACTGGAGTCCTTCCTGGCGGCGGCCCGGATCGGCAGCTTCCGCGGAGCGGCCCGCGCCTCCTTCGTGAGCCAGCCTTCGCTCAGCGGCCGTATCAGGTCGCTGGAGCGTGATCTGCGTACCCCGCTCTTTCACCGTATGGGGAGGGGTGTCCGGCTGACCGAGGCCGGGGAGGCCTTCCTGCCCTTCGCCGAGCGGGTCCTCGAGTTCCTGGACAAGGGCCAGGAGGCGGTCCGCCAGACCCTCGACGAGCAGCAGGGAACCATCACCATCGGTTCGGCCCGCACCATCGGGACGTACATGCTTCCCCCCACGCTCGACCGCTTCCAGCGTCGCCACCCGCAGGTCTCAGCGCGCATCCGAACCGGACGGTCGACCGACGTTCTCGCCATGATCGTCGACGGCGTGGTGGACGTGGGCCTGTCGAGGGGTCTGGTGCATCCGGACGTGCACTCGATCTACCTGTACGACGAGGAGATCGTTCTCGTGGCCTATCCCGACCACCCTTTTGCGGAGAAGGGGTACGCCCGGATCTCGGAGGTGGCGCGCCAGCCCCTCATCCTCTACGACCCCAGTTCGACCTACTTCCTGCTCATCAACCAGGCGTGTCGCGAGGCGGGCATCGTCCCGCAGATCGAGACCACCCTCGACAGCATCGAGGCCACCAAGCGCATGGTGGCGCTGGGGCTCGGCATCTCCTTCCTGCCGCGCAGCGCCATCCGGGGCGAGGTCGAGATGGGCAGGCTGTTGCCCATTCGGATGGCCGAGAAGCACCGCGTCTACCTGCCCACCCACGTCCTGGTGCGGCGGGCCCAGCACTACAGCCCGCCGGTGCTGGCCTTCCTCGACCTCCTGCATGACCTTCACGGATGCGACTTGTCGGGCGTGCTCGGCAGGAAGGGTTGA